The sequence GCGACGCGGAGCGAACCCACTTCCGTCTCGAGGCGCTGCCGCCGACTGAAACGTTCTATCTCACCAACGTGGCGCGGATCGGCATGGGATTCGGCCAGGGGAACCTGCGGCGCACCGGGGGCTACGTCGGCGTCGGCTGGGGCCCGTACGCCGAGCAGTTGAGCCAGGGGACGGCGTTCGCCGATCTCGACATCCCCGCGGCCGGCAACATCGATCTCCTGCTGCGCGCCCAGGCCGGACCGGGCTACGAGGTCTTCCAGTGGGGCCTGGCGGCCGGGATGCGGTATCACTTCCCCCGCTAGAGGCGTCAGCTCGAGTGGTCGTGGACGATGAACCAATGGCCGTTCACGCGACGCATCACCAGGGACGTCGGCCCGCGGGCGGTGACCGAGTCGCCGCGCTGGAGCACGTAGTAGGCGATCGCGTTCAGCTCGTCCTGCCCCAGCACGTCCACCTCCAGTTGCTCGAAGTGGAGCGAGTCCCGCGTCGCGCCAGGCTCGAACCGCCGGGAGTACAGCTGGCGGATCGCGGCGCGGCCGCGGACCACGCGCGTCGCGGTTACGAACGTGGCGTCGGCGGCGTAGTCGGAGACGAAACCGTCGAGATCCCCCGCATTCCAGGCCCTCGCGCCGTGCTCCAGCAGCTCGCGCACTTCGCGGAACGCAGCTGAGTCGCGGGCAGCCGACACCGCCGATGCGGCGCTCCCGCCCCCGCGCTGCACGTGCACCCGTACGCAAGCCGTCGCCAGGAGCGTCACGGCCGCAATCAGCACGGAAGGTACCGCTCCCCGCTCCCCGCTCCCTCTCATCTCATCTCACCCTCCCCGGATCCGCTGGGTGAGCGCCGGCACCAGTCCCAGGAGCCGAGCGTAGAGCGCCAGCTGCCCGCGGTGGTACCACTCCTGCGCGATCCCGTGCTGCACCCACGCCAACTTGGTCCCCTGCTTCCCGTCGAACCGGGTGTGGAACTGATAGAGCGCCAGCTCGCCCTGGGCCCGGAACTTCCGCTCCGCATCCTTGATCTGCGAGCGCAGCAGCGCCACCAGCTGCCGCTTCGTTTGCGCGCGGTACGCCGGCTTCGCGTACCTGGCCAGCAGCTTCGGCCACGGCGCCCGTCGCAGGTTGGTGTCCGGGCGCGTGAACTCGCCCGTCATCATCATCGCCACCTCGAGGATGTGCCGCACCTGCTCGCGCACGCTGCGCACCTCCGCGGTCGGGCGAAAGTTGAATTGGTTCGCCGGGATGTTCTCCACCTCTTCCACGATCCCGTTGCGCACGTCGCGC is a genomic window of Gemmatimonadales bacterium containing:
- a CDS encoding SgcJ/EcaC family oxidoreductase is translated as MLIAAVTLLATACVRVHVQRGGGSAASAVSAARDSAAFREVRELLEHGARAWNAGDLDGFVSDYAADATFVTATRVVRGRAAIRQLYSRRFEPGATRDSLHFEQLEVDVLGQDELNAIAYYVLQRGDSVTARGPTSLVMRRVNGHWFIVHDHSS
- a CDS encoding DinB family protein gives rise to the protein MADLASGLDEVLESWRDVRNGIVEEVENIPANQFNFRPTAEVRSVREQVRHILEVAMMMTGEFTRPDTNLRRAPWPKLLARYAKPAYRAQTKRQLVALLRSQIKDAERKFRAQGELALYQFHTRFDGKQGTKLAWVQHGIAQEWYHRGQLALYARLLGLVPALTQRIRGG